The following proteins are encoded in a genomic region of Haloarcula marina:
- a CDS encoding MFS transporter encodes MWGISDRRQKLAVVFGIVVVDLLGWGIVVPILPLYAQHFGASEFVAGLLFTSYAGAQFVFAPLLGRLSDQYGRRPVLLVSVAGSVVAWTLFGLSSVFGGLLLLFASRILAGVMGGNIAAAQAYIADIMPPEKRAKGLGLIGAAFGVGFLFGPSIGAVTSSPAVVDAVGGLSVIPAFVPINEFSLPGFVAAVLSLVNLLVGIVILPETNTGQNESGAETTPETGRLAAIRQALGTPVLGGLLVAYLLVWFAFASLESQFVLFTGDIYGYGTATNGYLFTYLALVATVVQATLVGPLSDRVGVRRLAALCLAVLACSFVALPFSRTIATVTPSLAVPLVGTTLSADLVALGGVLTPIAASYGLSSILLETLISGYTDEGAQGGMFGVVQSTNGLSRTLGPGIAGGLYTGVAYWAPFVAGGLALVPATIVLLQSEAAVDSHADGATPSD; translated from the coding sequence ATGTGGGGGATTTCAGACAGACGACAGAAGCTCGCGGTGGTGTTCGGTATCGTCGTCGTGGACTTACTCGGATGGGGTATCGTCGTGCCGATACTGCCGCTGTACGCACAGCACTTCGGAGCGTCGGAGTTCGTGGCTGGCCTCCTGTTCACGTCCTACGCGGGCGCACAGTTCGTGTTCGCGCCGTTGCTGGGTCGTCTGAGCGACCAGTACGGGCGGCGGCCCGTCCTGTTGGTCTCAGTGGCCGGGAGCGTCGTCGCGTGGACGTTGTTCGGTCTGTCTTCCGTCTTCGGCGGCTTGCTACTCCTGTTCGCCTCGCGGATTCTCGCGGGTGTGATGGGTGGCAACATCGCCGCGGCGCAGGCCTACATCGCCGACATCATGCCACCGGAGAAACGGGCGAAAGGACTCGGTCTCATCGGCGCTGCCTTCGGCGTGGGCTTCCTCTTCGGCCCCAGCATCGGCGCAGTCACCTCCTCGCCAGCGGTGGTCGATGCCGTCGGCGGCCTCAGCGTGATTCCCGCGTTCGTGCCGATTAACGAGTTCTCGCTCCCGGGATTCGTCGCCGCGGTACTCAGTCTCGTGAACCTCCTTGTGGGCATCGTCATCCTTCCAGAGACGAACACGGGCCAGAACGAGAGTGGGGCGGAGACGACGCCCGAGACGGGCCGCCTGGCGGCTATCCGTCAGGCCCTCGGGACGCCGGTGCTGGGCGGCCTGCTGGTCGCCTATCTGCTCGTCTGGTTCGCGTTCGCCTCGCTGGAGTCGCAGTTCGTGCTCTTTACCGGCGACATCTACGGGTACGGAACGGCCACGAACGGCTACTTGTTCACGTACCTGGCGCTCGTCGCGACGGTCGTACAAGCGACCCTCGTCGGCCCGCTCAGCGACCGCGTCGGCGTCCGTCGGTTGGCGGCGCTCTGTCTCGCCGTGTTGGCCTGTTCGTTCGTCGCACTCCCGTTCAGTCGGACTATCGCGACCGTCACGCCGTCGCTGGCGGTTCCTCTCGTCGGGACGACGTTGTCGGCCGACCTCGTGGCACTTGGGGGCGTCCTCACTCCGATAGCAGCCAGTTACGGCCTGTCGAGCATCCTCTTGGAGACGCTCATCTCGGGCTATACTGACGAGGGCGCACAGGGCGGGATGTTCGGCGTCGTCCAGAGCACGAACGGTCTCTCCCGGACACTCGGCCCGGGAATCGCCGGTGGCCTGTACACCGGTGTCGCGTACTGGGCACCGTTCGTGGCTGGCGGTCTCGCGCTGGTCCCGGCCACCATCGTGCTCCTTCAGAGCGAGGCCGCGGTCGACAGCCACGCCGACGGCGCGACGCCGAGCGACTGA
- the trxA gene encoding thioredoxin gives MNETNESDEREAIRAAKRERLLDESGKPTTPVHVESPVHFEEIVADEEVVLVDFYADWCGPCKMLEPTMETLAADTDAVVAKVDVDALQSLAQRHNVQGVPTLLLYVDGEVAERRVGVQDEGTLRTLVEQAAN, from the coding sequence ATGAACGAAACGAACGAATCAGACGAGCGAGAGGCGATTCGAGCGGCCAAACGAGAGCGACTCCTCGACGAATCGGGGAAGCCAACGACCCCCGTTCACGTCGAGAGTCCGGTCCATTTCGAGGAGATCGTGGCCGACGAGGAGGTGGTCCTCGTGGACTTCTACGCCGACTGGTGTGGCCCGTGTAAGATGCTGGAACCCACGATGGAGACGCTCGCCGCCGATACCGACGCCGTCGTCGCCAAGGTGGACGTGGACGCCCTCCAGTCGCTGGCCCAGCGGCACAACGTGCAGGGAGTTCCGACGCTGTTGCTGTACGTCGACGGCGAGGTGGCAGAACGGCGCGTCGGCGTCCAAGACGAGGGCACCCTTCGAACGCTCGTCGAGCAGGCCGCGAACTGA
- a CDS encoding SRPBCC domain-containing protein, which translates to MPEVTATVDVSAPPTVVWAVLTDVAAYPQWNTLLSVDGEYAVGERVSARLSVPGLPTVSFAPEITVVDPRRELRWRSSLFGHDAEHSFRLDELADGGTRFVQHEVIDGPLAGPVVGAMERRIRRGFEQMNVGLRRRAAELARAESGRVRP; encoded by the coding sequence ATGCCGGAGGTCACAGCGACCGTCGACGTGTCAGCGCCGCCAACCGTCGTCTGGGCAGTCCTGACCGACGTGGCCGCGTACCCGCAGTGGAACACGCTCCTCTCGGTCGACGGCGAGTACGCCGTCGGCGAACGCGTCTCGGCGCGGCTCTCGGTCCCCGGACTGCCGACCGTCTCTTTCGCCCCGGAAATCACGGTCGTCGACCCGAGGCGCGAACTCCGCTGGCGCTCCTCGCTGTTCGGCCACGACGCCGAACACAGTTTCCGCTTGGACGAACTCGCCGACGGGGGCACCCGCTTCGTCCAACACGAAGTCATCGACGGCCCGTTGGCAGGTCCGGTCGTCGGCGCGATGGAACGCCGGATACGCCGCGGGTTCGAACAGATGAACGTCGGCCTGCGGCGGCGGGCCGCCGAACTCGCTCGCGCCGAGTCCGGTCGTGTACGCCCATAG
- a CDS encoding PRC-barrel domain-containing protein, whose translation MDKESIPQEITTLVGREVYSNNGVFVGEVEDIRLDLDKQSVTGLALHQLNSELFGADVQSSRGVILPYRWVQAVGDVVIVNDIVERLRRPETDEDEEEVPA comes from the coding sequence ATGGATAAAGAGAGTATTCCACAGGAGATTACCACGCTCGTCGGGCGAGAGGTGTACTCGAACAACGGCGTGTTCGTCGGCGAAGTCGAGGACATCCGACTGGACCTCGACAAGCAATCCGTCACTGGTCTCGCCCTCCACCAACTGAACAGCGAACTGTTCGGTGCGGACGTGCAGTCCTCCCGCGGCGTCATCCTCCCGTACCGCTGGGTGCAGGCAGTCGGCGACGTGGTCATCGTCAACGACATCGTCGAGCGACTGCGCCGCCCGGAGACCGACGAGGACGAAGAAGAAGTCCCGGCCTAG
- a CDS encoding DHH family phosphoesterase produces MSAASGITMASMSTYAILGCGSVGHAVAEELVEEGKDVLILDADEGRVEALRDQDLNAQQADISEEHVVETVSERDVVLIMSPDVNANAEAVRNIRAAGGDQFIVARADDPVSADELTDLGADVVINPSAVIADSALRALETGELEYKASQLSDVIDATEERMAILIQRSPDPDSIASAAALRAIADSRDVEADIIYEGEIGHQENRAFVNLLGIELSARESVDLDDYDTFALVDVAKGGEPVLDRVDVIIDHYEHEHEHDATFSDIRPNVSATSTILTKYIQELDLSLDQTVATALLYGIRAETLDFKRDTTPADLTAAAYLYPFADHDTLEQVESPSMSPETLDVLAEAIRNREVQGSHLVSNAGFIRDRDALSQAAQHLLNLEGITTTAVFAIADDTIYLAARSKDIRMNIGKVLSDAFGGMGETAGHSTDASVEIPLGIFTGLETNDDNRDTLLELTEEAVKRKLFEAMGVDSSSGESANGN; encoded by the coding sequence ATGAGTGCAGCCAGCGGCATCACGATGGCCTCGATGTCGACGTACGCTATCTTGGGATGCGGGAGTGTGGGCCACGCCGTGGCCGAAGAACTGGTCGAGGAGGGCAAGGACGTGCTCATCCTCGACGCCGACGAGGGTCGCGTCGAAGCGTTGCGCGACCAGGACCTGAACGCCCAGCAAGCCGATATCTCCGAAGAACACGTCGTCGAGACGGTCAGCGAACGCGACGTGGTCCTCATCATGTCCCCGGACGTGAACGCGAACGCCGAAGCCGTTCGGAACATCCGGGCCGCCGGCGGCGACCAGTTCATCGTCGCTCGGGCGGACGACCCGGTATCGGCAGACGAACTGACTGACTTGGGGGCCGACGTGGTGATCAATCCCTCCGCGGTCATCGCCGACTCGGCGCTTCGCGCGCTGGAGACGGGCGAACTGGAGTACAAGGCCTCGCAGTTGAGCGACGTTATCGACGCCACGGAGGAGCGCATGGCTATCCTCATCCAGCGCTCGCCCGACCCAGACTCCATCGCGTCCGCGGCCGCGCTCCGGGCCATCGCCGATAGCCGGGACGTCGAGGCCGACATCATCTACGAGGGAGAAATCGGCCATCAGGAGAACCGCGCGTTCGTGAATCTGCTGGGTATCGAGCTGTCGGCGCGCGAATCAGTCGACCTCGACGACTACGATACGTTCGCCTTGGTCGACGTGGCCAAGGGCGGGGAACCGGTACTCGACCGTGTCGACGTCATCATCGACCACTACGAGCACGAACACGAACACGACGCGACGTTCTCGGACATCCGACCGAACGTCTCGGCCACCTCGACGATTCTCACGAAGTACATTCAGGAACTCGACCTCTCGCTCGACCAGACCGTCGCGACGGCGCTACTGTACGGCATTCGGGCCGAGACGCTGGACTTCAAGCGCGACACCACCCCGGCGGACCTGACCGCGGCGGCGTACCTCTATCCGTTCGCCGACCACGACACGCTGGAACAGGTCGAATCGCCGTCGATGAGTCCCGAGACGCTGGACGTTCTCGCCGAGGCCATCCGCAACCGGGAGGTACAGGGCAGTCACCTCGTTTCGAACGCCGGGTTCATTCGCGACCGGGACGCGCTCTCGCAGGCCGCCCAGCACCTCCTCAACCTCGAAGGCATCACGACGACGGCGGTGTTCGCTATCGCCGACGACACCATCTACCTCGCCGCCCGGTCGAAGGACATCCGCATGAACATCGGGAAGGTCCTCTCGGACGCCTTCGGCGGGATGGGCGAGACGGCCGGACACTCGACGGACGCGAGCGTAGAGATACCGCTCGGCATCTTCACCGGGTTGGAGACGAACGACGACAACCGGGATACGCTGTTAGAACTGACCGAAGAAGCCGTCAAACGGAAACTGTTCGAGGCGATGGGTGTCGACAGTTCCAGCGGCGAGAGTGCGAACGGGAACTAG
- a CDS encoding GNAT family N-acetyltransferase encodes MESYDCRVGDDAELGDLARRVRRTVFIEEQGVPEAVEMDDKDGVATHVVVTDGETPVATARFRLVDDATAKVERVAVLADYRGEGLGVRVMETAEERARERGATKAKLHGQTHVRGFYESLGYEVVGETFEEAGIPHVAMAKQLDH; translated from the coding sequence ATGGAATCGTACGACTGCCGCGTCGGTGACGACGCCGAACTCGGCGACCTAGCGCGGCGCGTCCGCCGGACGGTGTTCATCGAGGAACAGGGCGTCCCGGAGGCGGTGGAGATGGACGATAAGGACGGCGTGGCCACGCACGTCGTCGTCACCGACGGCGAGACACCGGTGGCGACGGCCCGGTTTCGCCTCGTCGACGATGCGACGGCCAAGGTCGAACGGGTCGCGGTCCTCGCGGACTATCGCGGCGAGGGCCTCGGTGTGCGGGTGATGGAAACGGCGGAGGAACGCGCCCGAGAACGGGGGGCGACGAAAGCGAAACTCCACGGGCAGACGCACGTTCGCGGGTTCTACGAGTCACTGGGCTACGAAGTCGTCGGCGAGACGTTCGAAGAAGCGGGGATTCCGCACGTCGCGATGGCCAAGCAACTGGACCACTGA
- the guaB gene encoding IMP dehydrogenase — MANDSEPFSEKLRVPEALTFDDVLLRPKESRVEPDEADTGTRVSKSVSLNVPVLTAAMDTVTESDMAIAMARQGGLGVLHRNMDAEEMAAEIERVKRADELIIRDVVTASPQQTVKEVDEMMERRGVSGAPVVDEESGEVLGIISGTDIRPYLEVGESDAVTEAMTDEVVTAPEDVTPREALELMYDHKIERVPIVDQENRLVGLVTMKGVLQRREYDEAARDENGKLRVGAAVGPFEVGRAQTAADAGADILFIDCAHAHNANVIDSAREIKAEVDADVVVGNIGTREAAEAVVDFADGVKVGIGPGSICTTRVVTGAGMPQITAVSQVADVASQHDVPVIADGGIRYSGDAIKAIAAGADAVMLGSYFAGTDEAPGRVITMNGKKYKQYRGMGSVGAMNEGGGERYLKEDDENEEYVPEGVEAATPYKGSLASELHQLVGGMQSGMGYVGAETIPEFKERAEFVRVSAAGQQESHPHDVMITDEAPNYSPES; from the coding sequence ATGGCGAACGATTCCGAGCCTTTCTCCGAGAAACTCCGCGTCCCGGAAGCGTTGACCTTCGACGACGTACTCCTGCGACCGAAGGAGTCGCGCGTCGAACCCGACGAGGCCGACACCGGCACACGCGTCTCGAAGAGCGTCAGTCTCAACGTCCCGGTGCTGACCGCGGCGATGGACACCGTCACCGAGAGCGACATGGCTATCGCGATGGCCCGGCAGGGCGGACTCGGCGTCCTCCACCGCAACATGGACGCCGAGGAGATGGCGGCCGAAATCGAGCGCGTCAAGCGCGCAGACGAACTCATCATCCGCGACGTCGTCACGGCCAGCCCCCAACAGACGGTCAAGGAAGTCGACGAGATGATGGAGCGCCGCGGCGTCTCCGGCGCGCCCGTCGTCGACGAGGAGAGCGGCGAAGTGCTGGGTATCATCTCGGGCACCGACATCCGGCCGTACCTCGAAGTCGGCGAGTCCGACGCCGTCACCGAGGCCATGACCGACGAAGTGGTCACGGCCCCCGAAGACGTGACGCCGCGGGAAGCGCTCGAACTGATGTACGACCACAAGATTGAGCGCGTCCCCATCGTCGACCAGGAGAACCGACTCGTCGGTCTCGTGACGATGAAGGGCGTCCTCCAGCGCCGCGAGTACGACGAGGCCGCCCGCGACGAGAACGGAAAGCTCCGGGTCGGGGCCGCCGTCGGCCCGTTCGAGGTGGGCCGTGCCCAGACCGCCGCCGACGCTGGCGCGGACATCCTGTTCATCGACTGCGCCCACGCGCACAACGCGAACGTCATCGACAGCGCCCGCGAAATCAAAGCCGAAGTCGACGCCGACGTGGTCGTCGGCAACATCGGCACCCGGGAGGCCGCCGAGGCCGTCGTCGACTTCGCCGACGGCGTGAAGGTCGGTATCGGTCCCGGCTCCATCTGTACCACGCGCGTCGTCACTGGCGCGGGGATGCCCCAGATTACGGCCGTCTCGCAGGTTGCCGACGTGGCGAGCCAACACGACGTGCCGGTCATCGCCGACGGCGGGATTCGGTACTCCGGCGACGCCATCAAGGCCATCGCCGCGGGGGCCGACGCGGTGATGCTCGGGTCGTACTTCGCCGGGACCGACGAAGCACCGGGTCGCGTCATCACCATGAACGGCAAGAAGTACAAGCAGTACCGCGGCATGGGGAGCGTCGGCGCGATGAACGAAGGCGGCGGCGAGCGCTACCTCAAGGAAGACGACGAGAACGAGGAGTACGTCCCCGAGGGCGTCGAGGCCGCGACGCCGTACAAGGGGTCGCTCGCCTCCGAACTCCACCAACTCGTCGGCGGGATGCAGTCCGGCATGGGCTACGTCGGCGCCGAGACGATTCCGGAGTTCAAGGAACGCGCCGAGTTCGTCCGCGTCTCCGCGGCGGGCCAGCAGGAGAGCCACCCGCACGACGTGATGATTACGGACGAAGCGCCGAACTACAGCCCCGAGAGCTAA
- a CDS encoding DUF5794 domain-containing protein, whose product MSSSRHPVALDFERQVGRGGRLLATVMGLPLVDGIFPVLVLAGALTTWTGMLEVGLLVFGGSAMVAVVLAEMEGGPREQARTVLLIGAGLIPIAVLEAAVAPTIAGVVDLAVFERFAGIVIMAIAAQTASARIGEILPRPAIIVGLGLLASVDPSGASFVVALEPATLARAAATAGIGVAFALVVALASPWLRNAVDIDRFRFGSAVALGILALSVLGLMPTTAPVALAVLAVTGLLSFDPDNARERHTEYHPDAVDLTAAFADGGASQGVAADERTDDGATVEYDPDEERAPWL is encoded by the coding sequence ATGAGTAGCTCCAGACACCCGGTAGCACTCGACTTCGAGCGACAGGTCGGTCGCGGCGGGCGACTGCTCGCGACCGTCATGGGTCTCCCGTTAGTCGACGGTATCTTCCCCGTCCTCGTCCTCGCTGGGGCGCTGACGACGTGGACCGGCATGCTCGAAGTGGGCCTACTCGTCTTCGGGGGGTCCGCGATGGTCGCCGTCGTCCTCGCCGAGATGGAGGGCGGCCCCCGTGAACAGGCCCGAACCGTCCTCCTCATCGGCGCTGGACTGATTCCCATCGCCGTCCTCGAAGCGGCCGTCGCCCCGACCATCGCGGGCGTCGTGGACCTCGCCGTCTTCGAGCGCTTTGCGGGTATCGTCATCATGGCCATCGCGGCCCAGACCGCGAGCGCCCGCATCGGCGAGATACTGCCACGCCCGGCCATCATCGTCGGCCTCGGCCTCCTCGCGAGCGTGGACCCGAGCGGCGCGTCCTTCGTCGTCGCGCTCGAACCCGCGACGCTGGCCCGCGCCGCGGCGACGGCGGGTATCGGCGTCGCCTTCGCCCTCGTGGTCGCCCTCGCAAGCCCGTGGCTCCGTAACGCTGTCGACATCGACCGCTTCCGCTTCGGGAGCGCCGTCGCGCTGGGCATCCTCGCCCTCTCCGTTCTCGGCCTGATGCCCACGACGGCCCCCGTCGCGCTGGCCGTCCTCGCCGTCACCGGCCTCCTCTCGTTCGACCCTGACAACGCCCGCGAGCGCCACACCGAGTACCACCCCGACGCCGTGGACCTGACCGCGGCGTTCGCCGACGGCGGGGCTTCACAGGGCGTCGCGGCCGACGAGCGAACCGACGACGGCGCAACCGTCGAGTACGACCCCGACGAGGAACGCGCCCCGTGGCTCTGA
- a CDS encoding DUF5795 family protein encodes MADNRVVQGRMQTPQSLAELIEGESVMDAEPITDAEMDCPECGENVISVGYMPSALEFVTGYKCQECDWSDTDRE; translated from the coding sequence ATGGCCGACAACCGCGTAGTGCAAGGGCGGATGCAAACCCCTCAGAGCCTCGCCGAACTCATCGAAGGCGAGAGCGTGATGGACGCAGAACCGATAACCGACGCCGAGATGGACTGCCCTGAATGCGGCGAGAACGTCATCTCCGTCGGCTACATGCCCTCCGCGCTGGAGTTCGTCACTGGCTACAAGTGCCAAGAGTGTGACTGGTCAGACACCGACCGGGAGTAA
- a CDS encoding DUF7563 family protein codes for MPSCDHCGAHVSPTYYRTRKGNDGDLHGCPNCTSPATRERDAAGVSSSYIVRTDADARSVARDGGESE; via the coding sequence ATGCCCTCGTGCGACCACTGCGGGGCACACGTCTCGCCGACCTATTACCGCACGCGGAAGGGCAACGACGGCGACCTCCACGGTTGCCCCAACTGCACGAGCCCGGCGACGCGAGAGCGTGACGCCGCTGGCGTTTCTTCGAGCTACATCGTCCGCACCGACGCTGACGCTCGGAGTGTCGCCCGTGACGGGGGTGAGTCAGAGTGA
- a CDS encoding DUF4352 domain-containing protein, giving the protein MSTDTPRETDSTAEEETSTATEEGTETATQESEPATAEAIIGEVVEGERLSMVVRNVSRTTEIGEFQQADPGNTFVVIRLAVKNTTSDRFADFSGFLQTTLSDNEDFNYDPTLAVTGSSFQNGQLAPGEVSRGDVVFEVPKESSGLRLLFDFEVFSFTNFEQVFIDLSQEDSPIDDLTQNLQVQIYGIGDAIEFQGTTTTVNGVEYSTQVGGEFGANAEDGNTFAIIDISVTNETGEEQSVSTLLQMGAKDDQGFNYSQSLSATSQLDRDFSQGSPIPDGESRRGRIAYEVPQSGKLYWTFEFSVFADGDKTFWQLR; this is encoded by the coding sequence GTGAGTACCGATACGCCGAGAGAGACTGATAGCACGGCCGAGGAAGAGACTAGTACAGCGACAGAGGAGGGAACTGAAACAGCGACACAGGAATCGGAGCCAGCAACCGCGGAAGCAATCATTGGAGAAGTTGTTGAGGGCGAGAGGCTCAGCATGGTCGTGCGAAACGTGTCTCGTACGACAGAAATAGGAGAGTTTCAGCAGGCAGACCCCGGTAACACTTTCGTAGTTATTCGGCTTGCCGTGAAGAATACGACCAGTGACCGCTTTGCAGATTTCAGCGGCTTCCTCCAGACTACACTAAGTGACAACGAGGATTTCAACTATGATCCGACTTTGGCTGTTACCGGTAGCTCATTTCAGAACGGTCAGTTAGCACCTGGAGAAGTCTCACGTGGGGATGTTGTGTTCGAAGTACCAAAGGAATCCTCTGGACTCAGACTTCTATTCGATTTCGAAGTGTTCTCGTTCACCAATTTTGAGCAAGTCTTCATTGATCTCTCTCAGGAAGATTCACCAATTGATGACCTAACGCAGAATCTTCAGGTCCAGATATACGGCATCGGCGACGCTATCGAATTCCAGGGAACAACTACGACGGTCAACGGCGTGGAATACTCTACACAGGTTGGGGGAGAATTCGGTGCAAACGCAGAAGACGGGAACACGTTTGCTATCATTGACATTTCTGTTACAAACGAAACCGGCGAAGAGCAGTCTGTTTCAACACTCCTTCAGATGGGCGCGAAAGACGATCAGGGCTTCAACTACTCACAAAGCCTTTCTGCCACCTCACAGCTAGACCGTGACTTCTCACAAGGTTCACCAATTCCTGATGGGGAGTCCCGCCGTGGAAGAATCGCCTACGAAGTCCCTCAAAGTGGAAAGCTATATTGGACATTCGAATTTTCAGTTTTCGCCGACGGTGACAAGACTTTCTGGCAACTTCGATAG
- a CDS encoding carboxypeptidase-like regulatory domain-containing protein, whose amino-acid sequence MEAEYFLDNIRAETETKSEVSGRVLDETGDPLSGVNVSTGTGVSTTTNATGYYSLSLNDGNYTITADSSEYGKASTDIEVAGSAASGVDFSYGYEMAFTLEDRTNATIFEDEDPRLTVYGEDGTLTTSSFNHNGRAFVGMVDGRTYNLTVTSDYPAVWDTYGFIAVESIREGPLVMESDLWDETTSLGTPAAPTATGETTPTLDERLDVRFAELEEDDGTSVTVRSPEPVTRVNYTIRDENGTALFNQTREFDEATRYYQALLNDSVTSNASDVDDSMMTYSGEYANGSTFNGTTDLSASFGTGGAFGGPTGSGGGASTGGVVLLAGGAAVAAYRYRRPLINAASSAVGRLSG is encoded by the coding sequence GTGGAAGCCGAGTACTTCTTAGATAACATCCGGGCGGAGACAGAGACGAAAAGCGAGGTCTCGGGCCGTGTCCTCGACGAGACCGGCGACCCACTCTCCGGCGTCAACGTCTCAACCGGGACCGGCGTCTCGACGACGACGAACGCGACGGGCTACTACTCGCTGTCGTTGAACGACGGTAATTACACGATTACGGCCGACTCCTCGGAGTACGGCAAAGCGTCGACGGACATCGAGGTTGCCGGGAGCGCCGCCTCGGGCGTCGACTTCTCGTACGGCTACGAGATGGCGTTCACACTGGAAGACCGGACGAACGCGACCATATTCGAGGACGAGGACCCGCGCCTGACTGTCTACGGAGAGGACGGAACACTGACGACGAGCTCGTTCAACCACAACGGCCGGGCGTTCGTCGGCATGGTCGACGGTCGCACCTACAACCTCACAGTGACGAGCGATTATCCGGCGGTGTGGGACACGTACGGTTTCATCGCCGTCGAGTCCATCCGCGAGGGGCCGCTCGTCATGGAGTCCGACCTGTGGGACGAGACGACCAGTCTCGGAACGCCAGCCGCGCCGACCGCGACCGGCGAGACGACCCCGACGCTCGACGAGCGGTTAGACGTGCGGTTCGCCGAACTCGAAGAGGACGACGGAACGTCGGTCACTGTCCGGTCTCCGGAGCCGGTCACCCGTGTCAACTACACGATTCGCGACGAGAACGGCACGGCGCTGTTCAACCAGACGCGCGAGTTCGACGAAGCGACGCGGTACTATCAGGCGCTCTTGAACGACAGCGTGACGAGCAACGCCTCGGATGTGGACGACTCGATGATGACGTACTCGGGCGAGTACGCGAACGGGTCGACGTTCAACGGGACGACGGACCTCTCGGCGTCGTTCGGGACTGGCGGAGCGTTCGGCGGCCCGACCGGGTCGGGTGGCGGGGCGTCGACGGGCGGCGTCGTGCTGTTGGCGGGCGGCGCGGCGGTCGCGGCGTATCGCTACCGGCGACCGCTCATCAACGCGGCGTCGAGTGCGGTCGGGAGGCTCTCGGGATGA